A window from Electrophorus electricus isolate fEleEle1 chromosome 7, fEleEle1.pri, whole genome shotgun sequence encodes these proteins:
- the podxl gene encoding podocalyxin isoform X1, whose protein sequence is MRTKTGLLWTLFVLGLHLRLTHAENSQAMTITSTAVKENSHSTTSATIAPVTSNPATPATTATPATTATTATPATTATTATPATTATTATPATTPTTATPATTATTATPATTATTPTPATTATTATPATTATTATPATTATPATTATPTTAATPTTAASPTTAASPTTAASPTTAATPTTAATPTRAATTINTATTATSKNKKEGITGIPNSSTVRQQSSQGQTSEPSSTTSSFHAVLPPMSRDATSQSSTMKLSATPDRSTSTISTPTDNNVFSSSTSGSTNQESSTTHTLEASKITSQSTDLTKKESRVPFPCHSSTTAFTVSQQRTYNLSIKEFIQTYPHPGNQDQNQSDILFKVCMEHFKDFAVISCTLQGTEQNGQHNFTSVTAKVDPSLVQEIYENMKREGHKEIPTLIIILASCGGLVAILLAFAVYCTCHRRSYRKNQLQQHLTEELQTVENGYHDNPTLEVMEVQPEMQEKKLPLNGEFNDSWMVPLDNLVKEDLPDEEDTHL, encoded by the exons ATGAGGACGAAAACGGGACTCCTGTGGACTCTTTTTGTGTTAG GTCTTCACCTGAGGCTAACACATGCTGAAAACAGTCAGGCAATGACCATAACTTCTACAGCTGTCAAGGAAAATTCACACAGCACCACCTCTGCTACAATAGCTCCTGTTACTTCTAACCCTGCCACCCCTGCCACAACTGCTACCCCTGCCACCACTGCCACAACTGCTACCCCTGCCACCACTGCCACAACTGCAACCCCTGCCACCACTGCCACAACTGCAACCCCTGCCACCACTCCCACAACTGCTACCCCTGCCACCACTGCCACAACTGCTACCCCTGCCACCACTGCTACAACTCCTACCCCTGCCACCACTGCTACAACTGCTACCCCTGCCACCACTGCTACAACTGCTACCCCTGCCACCACTGCTACCCCTGCCACCACTGCTACCCCTACAACCGCTGCTACCCCTACCACCGCTGCTAGCCCTACCACTGCTGCTAGCCCTACAACCGCTGCTAGCCCTACAACCGCTGCTACCCCTACAACCGCTGCTACCCCTACCAGAGCTGCTACCACTATCAACACTGCTACTACAGCTACctcaaaaaacaagaaagaag GTATTACTGGAATCCCCAATAGTTCAACAGTGCGGCAGCAGTCATCCCAAGGACAAACTAGCGAGCCATCTTCTACCACTTCCTCTTTTCATGCAGTTTTACCTCCAATGTCAAGGGATGCAACTAGTCAAAGCTCAACCATGAAGTTATCAGCCACACCTGACAGAAGCACATCCACAATTAGTACCCCTACTGATAATAATGTATTCAGTTCCAGTACTTCAGGGAGCActaatcaagagagttccactacACATACTTTGGAAGCATCCAAAATAACCAGCCAAAGCACAGACCTCACAAAAAAAG aatcaaGAGTACCCTTCCCATGTCATTCTTCAACAACTGCATTTACAGTGTCCCAACAAAGAACATACAATCTCAGCATAAAAGAATTCATTCAGACATATCCA CATCCAGGAAATCAAGATCAGAATCAG TCAGACATTCTTTTCAAAGTTTGCATGGAGCACTTTAAAGATTTTGCAGTAATTTCGTGCACTCTGCAAGGAACTGAACAAAATGGTCAACACAATTTCACCTCCGTGACAGCAAAAG TTGATCCATCATTGGTACAAGAAAtctatgaaaacatgaaaagg GAAGGGCATAAGGAAATCCCCACTCTGATCATCATCCTGGCCTCATGTGGTGGCCTGGTGGCCATTCTTCTTGCTTTTGCTGTGTACTGTACCTGCCACCGCAGGTCCTACAGGAAGAACCAG CTACAGCAACACCTAACTGAAGAGCTGCAGACGGTGGAGAATGGTTACCACGACAATCCTACtctggaggtgatggaggtgcAGCCGGAGATGCAAGAGAAGAAATTGCCACTGAACGGCGAGTTTAACGACAGCTGGATGGTGCCCTTGGACAACCTGGTCAAAGAGGACCTACCTGATGAGGAGGACACTCACCTATAA
- the podxl gene encoding podocalyxin isoform X2 — protein sequence MRTKTGLLWTLFVLGLHLRLTHAENSQAMTITSTAVKENSHSTTSATIAPVTSNPATPATTATPATTATTATPATTATTATPATTATTATPATTPTTATPATTATTATPATTATTPTPATTATTATPATTATTATPATTATPATTATPTTAATPTTAASPTTAASPTTAASPTTAATPTTAATPTRAATTINTATTATSKNKKEGITGIPNSSTVRQQSSQGQTSEPSSTTSSFHAVLPPMSRDATSQSSTMKLSATPDRSTSTISTPTDNNVFSSSTSGSTNQESSTTHTLEASKITSQSTDLTKKESRVPFPCHSSTTAFTVSQQRTYNLSIKEFIQTYPHPGNQDQNQSDILFKVCMEHFKDFAVISCTLQGTEQNGQHNFTSVTAKVDPSLVQEIYENMKREGHKEIPTLIIILASCGGLVAILLAFAVYCTCHRRSYRKNQLISETTKSKSSY from the exons ATGAGGACGAAAACGGGACTCCTGTGGACTCTTTTTGTGTTAG GTCTTCACCTGAGGCTAACACATGCTGAAAACAGTCAGGCAATGACCATAACTTCTACAGCTGTCAAGGAAAATTCACACAGCACCACCTCTGCTACAATAGCTCCTGTTACTTCTAACCCTGCCACCCCTGCCACAACTGCTACCCCTGCCACCACTGCCACAACTGCTACCCCTGCCACCACTGCCACAACTGCAACCCCTGCCACCACTGCCACAACTGCAACCCCTGCCACCACTCCCACAACTGCTACCCCTGCCACCACTGCCACAACTGCTACCCCTGCCACCACTGCTACAACTCCTACCCCTGCCACCACTGCTACAACTGCTACCCCTGCCACCACTGCTACAACTGCTACCCCTGCCACCACTGCTACCCCTGCCACCACTGCTACCCCTACAACCGCTGCTACCCCTACCACCGCTGCTAGCCCTACCACTGCTGCTAGCCCTACAACCGCTGCTAGCCCTACAACCGCTGCTACCCCTACAACCGCTGCTACCCCTACCAGAGCTGCTACCACTATCAACACTGCTACTACAGCTACctcaaaaaacaagaaagaag GTATTACTGGAATCCCCAATAGTTCAACAGTGCGGCAGCAGTCATCCCAAGGACAAACTAGCGAGCCATCTTCTACCACTTCCTCTTTTCATGCAGTTTTACCTCCAATGTCAAGGGATGCAACTAGTCAAAGCTCAACCATGAAGTTATCAGCCACACCTGACAGAAGCACATCCACAATTAGTACCCCTACTGATAATAATGTATTCAGTTCCAGTACTTCAGGGAGCActaatcaagagagttccactacACATACTTTGGAAGCATCCAAAATAACCAGCCAAAGCACAGACCTCACAAAAAAAG aatcaaGAGTACCCTTCCCATGTCATTCTTCAACAACTGCATTTACAGTGTCCCAACAAAGAACATACAATCTCAGCATAAAAGAATTCATTCAGACATATCCA CATCCAGGAAATCAAGATCAGAATCAG TCAGACATTCTTTTCAAAGTTTGCATGGAGCACTTTAAAGATTTTGCAGTAATTTCGTGCACTCTGCAAGGAACTGAACAAAATGGTCAACACAATTTCACCTCCGTGACAGCAAAAG TTGATCCATCATTGGTACAAGAAAtctatgaaaacatgaaaagg GAAGGGCATAAGGAAATCCCCACTCTGATCATCATCCTGGCCTCATGTGGTGGCCTGGTGGCCATTCTTCTTGCTTTTGCTGTGTACTGTACCTGCCACCGCAGGTCCTACAGGAAGAACCAG TTGATAAGTGAAACCACCAAATCAAAGTCCAGCTATTAA